TTTCGAGAAACCGGTTTAGATCTGTGCGGTATTGTCAAAGGATATGCTGTAGACAGTCTCATAGAGAATTTTAAAAATATCGGAATTCGTTCAGCTTATGTAGAATGGGGTGGAGAAATAAAAACTATAGGCATGCACCCTTCGGGAAGACCTTGGAAAATATTCTCCATAGCCTCAAATAATCCCCTGGAACTCAAAGAGCAAGCTATAGCTTCCAGTGGAAGCTATCTGCAGAACTGGAGGGTAACTAATGGCAAATACACCCACATTATAGATACCGAAACACTGACACCACTCAAAGAAGGCAGTCAGACAATCACTGCTGTTTCCGTTATCCATGGCTCTTGCGCCTGTGCCGATGCTATAGCGACAGCTATGATGACTTTTCCCTCCAAAGAAAAGGCCTCTCAATGGGCTAATAACTTAGGATTAGAAGTATACATCATCTCGAACGATACTTCATAGCAGCTTCTGCTTCTCTCTTGCGTTCTCTATCAATAATGGCCTGGCGTTTGTCGTGGCTTTTCTTACCCTTTCCACAACCAATTTTGACTTTGGCGAAGCCGTTTTTTAAAAGAATAGCCAAAGGCACCACAGCCAATCCTTTACGAGAAATAAAAGACTCTATCTTGGAAATTTCATACTTGTGTAAGAGCAGCTTTCTAGGCCTCCGCTCTTCGTGGTTGTTGATATTTCCAAACTTATAGGGAGCTATACCCGCTCCAATCAACCAAACCTCTCCCCTTGAAACAGTGACATAGGAATCCGTAAGGCTCCCTCCGTGGTCCCTTAATGATTTGATTTCTGTACCCTTTAAAACAATTCCTGCCTCAAAAATCTCCGTAATCTCATAACTGTGGAAGGCTTTCCTATTTGATACTATCTCTTTGCTACTCATAAACCAATTCAACAAAAAGAAACCAGTATACCAAAAGAAATAATTTTTATTCTTATCCTTGACTTTTGAAAATACAGAAGATTATTTTATGGGATTACCCGTTATTTCACTAGGTACTGAGATGAAGTTTGTTGTATCAAGAAACGAACTGAGCAATCTTATTCGAAGGTTGCAGAATATTGTCCCTCAAAATACTCCCATTCCTATTTTGTCTCACGTACTTATAGAAACTAATAATGATGAGCTAATTTTCACCGCTACAGATCTCACTGTGAGTACCCGTTGCGTAGCTAAGGCAAAAGTACAAGAAAAGGGAGCTCTGTCTATCCCTTCACGTAGATTCTTCCAACTCGTTAGGGAATTAACAGAATCGAGTGTTGAAGTCGCTTCTCTTTCGGGAGAAATGGCTGAGATTGTTTCCGGATCTTCTAGGTTTAAATTACACAGTATGGAGAAGGAGGACTTCCCCATGCTTCCGGACATGAGTAATGCAGTAAGGTTTTCTCTGTCATCAGAAAACCTCAAAGATATGTTTCAGCGCACCAGCTTCGCTGTCTCCAGAGAGGAAAGTCGTT
This sequence is a window from Chlamydiifrater volucris. Protein-coding genes within it:
- the smpB gene encoding SsrA-binding protein SmpB, coding for MSSKEIVSNRKAFHSYEITEIFEAGIVLKGTEIKSLRDHGGSLTDSYVTVSRGEVWLIGAGIAPYKFGNINNHEERRPRKLLLHKYEISKIESFISRKGLAVVPLAILLKNGFAKVKIGCGKGKKSHDKRQAIIDRERKREAEAAMKYRSR